In one Candidatus Eisenbacteria bacterium genomic region, the following are encoded:
- a CDS encoding ATP-binding protein: MTNGSIRPRERDAILQSLRAGVVPRLGLQHIQVGRASEVTALIDDLDRLSDGGSAIRFVIGEFGSGKTFFLSLVRTIALEKKFVAAQADLTPDRRLHATGGQARALYQELVRNFATRSKPEGGALPAVVERFVASAIERATTQGVKPEAVIRERLASLSEMVNGYDFANVIAAYWSGHDSGNEALQADAIRWLRGEFSTRTDARAALGVRTIVDDATVYDQLKLLARFVRLAGFAGLLVCWDELVNLYKLANTRARNTNYEQILRILNDSLQGSAEGMGVLLGGTPEFLLDPRRGLYSYPALQSRLGENRFATNGLIDYSGPVMRLANLSPEDLYVLLTKLRHVYAAGDPASYAVPDEAIKAFMLHCSQRIGDAYFRTPRNTVTAFINLLAILEQNPAASWQQLLGGIEVQPESNPDLAPLEDETADEAPSPITGSPADGDDDLASFKL, encoded by the coding sequence GTGACGAATGGGTCCATCCGACCGCGTGAGCGTGATGCCATCCTGCAGTCGTTGCGGGCAGGCGTCGTGCCGCGCCTGGGCTTGCAGCACATCCAGGTCGGACGTGCGAGCGAAGTGACCGCCCTGATCGACGACCTCGACCGCCTCTCCGATGGTGGTTCCGCCATTCGCTTCGTCATTGGTGAGTTCGGGTCGGGCAAGACTTTCTTCCTGAGCTTGGTGCGGACGATCGCGCTCGAAAAGAAGTTCGTCGCCGCCCAGGCGGATCTGACGCCTGATCGGCGTCTCCACGCGACCGGCGGACAGGCCCGTGCGCTCTACCAGGAATTGGTCCGCAACTTCGCGACCCGCTCCAAGCCGGAAGGCGGGGCCTTGCCGGCCGTGGTTGAACGCTTCGTCGCCTCGGCGATTGAGCGAGCGACGACGCAAGGTGTGAAGCCGGAGGCCGTCATCCGGGAACGCCTGGCCTCGCTGTCCGAGATGGTCAATGGCTACGACTTCGCCAACGTCATCGCCGCATACTGGTCGGGTCACGACAGCGGGAACGAGGCCCTACAGGCGGATGCCATTCGATGGTTGCGCGGCGAGTTCAGTACGCGCACGGATGCGCGCGCGGCGCTCGGCGTGCGTACGATCGTCGATGACGCCACCGTCTACGATCAACTCAAGCTCCTGGCTCGCTTCGTTCGGCTGGCCGGGTTTGCCGGGCTCCTCGTGTGCTGGGATGAGCTCGTCAACCTCTACAAGCTGGCCAACACGCGCGCCCGGAACACCAACTACGAACAGATCCTGCGCATCCTCAACGACTCGCTGCAGGGATCGGCGGAAGGCATGGGCGTGCTGCTGGGCGGCACGCCAGAGTTCCTGCTTGATCCGCGGCGCGGGCTCTATAGCTACCCGGCCCTGCAGTCCCGGCTGGGCGAGAACCGCTTCGCGACGAATGGGCTGATCGATTATTCGGGACCGGTCATGCGTCTGGCGAACCTCAGTCCGGAGGACCTCTACGTGCTGCTGACCAAACTGCGGCACGTCTACGCGGCGGGCGATCCAGCCAGCTACGCCGTACCCGACGAAGCCATCAAGGCGTTTATGCTTCACTGCTCCCAGCGGATCGGCGACGCGTATTTCCGCACGCCACGAAACACCGTGACGGCGTTCATCAACCTCCTCGCGATTCTGGAGCAGAACCCCGCCGCTTCCTGGCAGCAGCTCCTCGGTGGGATCGAAGTACAGCCGGAGTCGAACCCGGACCTGGCACCGCTTGAGGACGAGACGGCTGACGAGGCCCCGAGCCCCATCACGGGCAGTCCGGCCGACGGCGATGACGACCTCGCCTCCTTCAAGCTCTGA
- a CDS encoding DEAD/DEAH box helicase — protein sequence MTTSPPSSSEGERPSSAFGRLHPLIQRWVWDQGWTDLREIQERAVAPILRGDCDVLIAAATAGGKTEAAFLPLLSRVLTTADRAGVRVLCVSPLKALINDQFGRLELLCERLQVPVHRWHGDVASTAKRRLLADPTGILFITPESLEALFVLRGTALPALFAGLERVIVDELHAFIGSERGQQLQSLLSRLELVLRRRVPRVGLSATLGDMHLAAAFLRPGRELPCETLVSSERDHEVRLQIRGYRVDPSDPSGQPEGFPIDLVEAAGVDRVAEHLFGKLRGSDNLIFANSRRRVEVLADRLRRLSEAAHVPNEFWPHHGSLARELRDHAETALKDPAIPASVVCTTTLEMGIDIGTVEMIAQVGVPPSVAALRQRLGRSGRRGQPSVMRIYVEEPKLSPDSPPQDQLRTELVQAVAMVRLLVAGWCEPPSIGALHLSTLVQQVLSLIAQYGGCGAADAWRILCRDGAFRRVDQATFAALLRDLGQHDLIVQATDHTLLLGGRGEQLVNHYSFYSAFVTEEEYRLESGGKALGSIPISHPLTEESYVIFAGRRWHVVHIDIERKVIELAPAPAGRAPQFTGSGVEVHGRIREEMKAIYSSSDTPTFLDPSAAELLREGRAAFLRYKLDRTSFVEYESNVAFFPWADDIVVNTIVVMLRKLQLPVARDGIAVIVSGIGRDELVRKLARTTTIADPQLLARAVVNKRSEKYHPFLGDELLALDHASSKLDVPAARRVIDHLTHYAP from the coding sequence ATGACGACCTCGCCTCCTTCAAGCTCTGAGGGCGAAAGGCCGTCGTCCGCCTTTGGCCGGCTCCATCCGCTCATCCAGCGTTGGGTCTGGGACCAGGGCTGGACGGATCTTCGGGAGATTCAAGAGCGAGCCGTTGCTCCGATCCTACGTGGCGACTGCGACGTCCTGATCGCCGCGGCCACGGCTGGAGGCAAGACCGAGGCCGCCTTCCTGCCGCTCCTCTCTCGCGTGCTGACGACCGCCGACCGCGCCGGCGTGCGAGTGCTCTGCGTCAGTCCGCTCAAGGCCCTCATCAACGACCAGTTCGGACGTCTCGAGCTGCTGTGCGAACGGCTCCAGGTCCCGGTGCACCGCTGGCACGGCGACGTCGCCTCGACCGCCAAGCGTCGCCTGCTCGCGGACCCGACGGGGATACTATTCATTACGCCGGAGTCCCTCGAAGCGCTGTTCGTGCTTCGCGGCACGGCCCTGCCCGCGCTCTTTGCGGGCCTCGAGCGTGTGATCGTTGACGAACTCCATGCCTTCATCGGCAGCGAGCGCGGGCAGCAACTCCAGTCTCTGCTGTCGCGGCTTGAGCTGGTGCTGCGTCGCCGCGTCCCGCGCGTTGGCCTGAGCGCCACGCTCGGCGACATGCATCTGGCAGCCGCATTCCTCCGGCCGGGTCGAGAGCTGCCCTGCGAGACACTCGTTTCAAGCGAGCGCGATCACGAGGTCAGGCTCCAGATTCGTGGCTATCGCGTGGATCCATCCGATCCAAGCGGGCAGCCCGAGGGGTTCCCCATCGACCTTGTCGAAGCCGCCGGCGTCGATAGGGTGGCGGAGCATTTGTTCGGCAAGCTGCGCGGCTCGGACAACCTCATCTTCGCCAACAGCCGTCGCCGCGTGGAGGTGCTCGCGGACCGCCTGCGCCGGCTGAGCGAGGCGGCACACGTGCCGAACGAATTCTGGCCGCACCACGGCAGCCTGGCGCGGGAGTTACGCGACCACGCCGAAACCGCCCTCAAGGACCCGGCCATCCCAGCCTCGGTGGTGTGCACGACCACCCTCGAGATGGGCATCGACATCGGCACGGTGGAGATGATCGCCCAGGTGGGTGTGCCGCCGTCGGTGGCGGCGTTGCGCCAACGGCTTGGCCGATCGGGCCGGCGCGGCCAGCCCTCGGTCATGCGCATCTATGTCGAGGAGCCGAAGCTGTCCCCGGACAGCCCGCCCCAGGATCAGCTCCGCACGGAACTCGTGCAGGCCGTGGCCATGGTCCGACTGCTCGTGGCGGGATGGTGCGAACCGCCGAGCATCGGCGCCCTCCACCTCTCCACGCTTGTCCAGCAGGTCTTGTCCCTGATTGCTCAGTACGGCGGGTGCGGGGCCGCCGACGCCTGGCGGATCCTGTGCCGTGACGGTGCTTTTCGAAGAGTGGACCAGGCGACCTTCGCCGCGCTCCTGCGGGACCTTGGACAGCACGATCTGATCGTCCAGGCCACCGACCACACGCTACTGCTGGGTGGGCGTGGCGAACAGCTAGTCAACCACTACAGCTTCTACTCCGCATTCGTGACCGAGGAGGAGTACCGGCTCGAATCGGGTGGCAAGGCGCTCGGTAGCATTCCGATCTCGCATCCGCTTACCGAGGAGAGCTACGTCATCTTCGCCGGCCGTCGCTGGCATGTCGTACACATCGACATCGAGCGGAAGGTCATCGAGCTCGCCCCGGCCCCGGCGGGCCGTGCCCCGCAGTTCACCGGGTCCGGCGTGGAAGTGCACGGACGCATTCGCGAAGAGATGAAGGCCATCTACTCCTCGAGCGACACGCCGACCTTTCTCGACCCGAGCGCGGCAGAGCTGCTGCGGGAAGGGCGAGCGGCGTTTCTGCGCTACAAGCTCGACCGCACGAGCTTCGTAGAGTACGAGAGCAACGTGGCGTTCTTCCCGTGGGCCGACGACATCGTCGTCAATACGATCGTCGTCATGCTCCGAAAGCTTCAGCTGCCGGTTGCTCGCGATGGCATTGCCGTGATCGTCAGCGGGATTGGCAGAGATGAGCTTGTGCGGAAGCTCGCACGCACAACTACGATTGCAGATCCGCAATTACTGGCAAGAGCCGTGGTGAATAAGCGCTCCGAGAAGTACCACCCGTTTCTCGGGGACGAACTGCTGGCGCTCGACCACGCGAGTAGCAAACTCGATGTCCCCGCCGCCCGGCGGGTGATCGATCATCTCACGCATTACGCACCCTGA
- a CDS encoding FRG domain-containing protein: MSTDKLNLASVDGWDSTPVESAEALLSALLELRGRRWLFRGQSRPHGTIFPSIDRCPMEKFERVQKLALERQSIDTFRSAAKVFGHPGEEVARVDDIIALAVLRHYGTRTRLLDWSRSPHVAAFFAACSNLDADGEVWAFDEPLYEPEGHKQWQKWPECTVDGDGQTFQAHLTAFLAEEPPDWFICVFYDHLLAPQLNAFPRQVAQSGAYSMTARFGQDHAVHIARLLGDDSHCKRFVLPAQQKPDVLRQLLEKHGIWRGALYPDAAGAAETAGALFPRCPTMCAPHERKQ; the protein is encoded by the coding sequence GTGTCGACAGACAAGTTGAATTTGGCCAGCGTGGACGGTTGGGATTCGACACCCGTCGAGTCTGCTGAAGCACTGCTTTCCGCACTACTCGAACTTCGCGGAAGGCGCTGGCTGTTCCGAGGGCAGTCGCGACCGCACGGCACCATCTTCCCCTCGATCGACCGCTGCCCGATGGAGAAGTTCGAGCGCGTCCAGAAGCTCGCTCTCGAGCGTCAGAGCATCGACACCTTCCGCTCCGCCGCGAAGGTGTTCGGCCACCCCGGAGAAGAAGTCGCGCGCGTGGACGACATCATTGCCCTCGCGGTCCTGCGTCACTACGGCACCCGCACGCGGCTGCTCGACTGGTCGCGATCACCCCACGTCGCTGCGTTCTTCGCGGCATGCTCGAACCTGGATGCTGACGGCGAGGTTTGGGCGTTCGATGAACCTCTTTACGAACCCGAAGGGCATAAACAGTGGCAGAAGTGGCCAGAGTGCACGGTCGACGGTGACGGGCAGACGTTCCAGGCACACCTCACCGCGTTTCTCGCGGAGGAGCCGCCCGACTGGTTCATCTGCGTTTTCTACGATCACCTGTTGGCACCACAGCTCAACGCTTTCCCACGGCAGGTTGCCCAAAGCGGTGCCTATTCCATGACCGCGCGCTTCGGCCAGGACCACGCAGTCCACATCGCCCGACTTCTCGGCGACGACTCTCACTGCAAGCGGTTCGTGCTACCAGCCCAGCAAAAGCCGGATGTGTTGCGCCAGCTACTCGAAAAGCACGGGATCTGGCGCGGGGCTTTGTATCCCGATGCTGCCGGAGCTGCCGAGACCGCAGGTGCACTATTCCCGCGCTGCCCGACCATGTGCGCACCCCACGAGCGGAAGCAGTAA
- a CDS encoding helix-turn-helix transcriptional regulator, with product MPPQRSPRFPRVPPKTPNEIRAYRLRLNLTQRDVAALLGIRPSTVSTWERGLACPAGPALLGLAKALNTLAEALYPQFYRRREDATPVAARP from the coding sequence ATGCCGCCGCAACGCTCCCCGCGGTTCCCCCGAGTTCCACCCAAGACCCCGAACGAGATCCGGGCGTACCGGCTCAGGCTGAACCTCACCCAGCGGGACGTGGCGGCGCTCCTCGGCATCCGCCCGAGCACCGTGTCCACGTGGGAGCGGGGCCTCGCCTGCCCGGCAGGCCCGGCGCTCCTGGGCCTGGCCAAGGCGCTGAACACCCTGGCCGAGGCCCTCTACCCGCAGTTCTACCGCCGACGCGAGGACGCCACGCCGGTCGCTGCACGGCCGTGA
- a CDS encoding crossover junction endodeoxyribonuclease RuvC codes for MPHTDRTILAFDPGLRELGFAAIAGRRLVAGGVIALRLVPKARRLAEARQRIAALVAAHRPRVIVVERTYRHPVPWLDDLHRLTLSARRLARTRRIAFATYSPQAVRKDVAGNGKAKKPEVAIAVAQRFPQLRVYLTQDRRWKERFWLNMFDAVALALRHQAQTQPPSRSR; via the coding sequence ATGCCCCACACTGACCGCACCATCCTCGCCTTCGATCCCGGGCTCCGCGAACTCGGATTCGCCGCGATCGCCGGCCGTCGACTCGTCGCCGGCGGGGTCATCGCGCTCCGACTGGTCCCGAAAGCACGGCGACTCGCGGAAGCCCGCCAACGCATCGCCGCGCTCGTCGCCGCCCACCGGCCCAGGGTGATCGTGGTCGAGCGGACCTACCGCCACCCCGTGCCGTGGCTCGACGATCTCCACCGGTTAACGCTGTCGGCAAGAAGACTGGCGAGGACGCGGCGCATCGCATTCGCCACCTACTCGCCGCAGGCCGTGCGCAAGGACGTGGCCGGCAACGGCAAGGCGAAGAAGCCCGAGGTCGCGATCGCCGTCGCCCAACGCTTCCCGCAGCTCCGCGTCTACCTCACGCAGGACCGCCGGTGGAAGGAGCGTTTCTGGCTCAACATGTTCGACGCCGTGGCGCTCGCCCTCCGCCATCAGGCGCAGACACAACCGCCCTCCCGCAGCCGGTGA
- a CDS encoding crossover junction endodeoxyribonuclease RuvC — MHTNPPTILGLDPGTRFLGAAVLRGRELLAYGVHELKNGERPYDVIGQARRVVFRYIERHAPQVVAIEAPYLIATERGAVLTTLARELHERAKELGLEVGERTPEQVRAAVTGNPRATKYEVAQRLVASGFGELAALAPQRPKTPALWLTAKERYWLHAFDALALATTGSAP, encoded by the coding sequence ATGCACACGAATCCGCCCACCATCCTTGGCCTCGATCCCGGTACGCGCTTCCTCGGCGCGGCCGTGCTGCGTGGCCGAGAGCTGCTCGCCTACGGCGTCCACGAGCTCAAGAACGGCGAGCGGCCGTACGACGTCATCGGCCAGGCACGTCGCGTGGTCTTCCGCTACATCGAGCGGCACGCGCCGCAGGTCGTGGCCATCGAGGCGCCGTACTTGATCGCGACCGAACGCGGCGCGGTACTCACGACGCTGGCGCGCGAGCTCCACGAGAGGGCGAAGGAACTCGGGCTCGAGGTGGGGGAGCGCACACCCGAGCAGGTGCGCGCGGCGGTCACGGGCAACCCTAGGGCGACCAAGTACGAGGTGGCGCAGAGGCTCGTGGCGAGCGGGTTCGGCGAACTAGCTGCACTCGCGCCGCAGAGGCCCAAGACGCCGGCGCTCTGGCTCACGGCCAAAGAGCGGTACTGGCTCCACGCGTTCGATGCCTTGGCGCTTGCCACCACCGGTTCGGCCCCGTAG
- a CDS encoding pentapeptide repeat-containing protein, whose protein sequence is MKRRARNTQQVPDRRAPTGVPDAGPEFVNHGPDGRRCEYVFLVDVQINRAEPSGQVRLLLPRGRKCGLPQDRAGDRLCYWHRSDPDKAGDLDLKARLEAAVKQGVYLGGAFLSGGGPGTHLDGPHGPLDLSGAVLDVAYLPGAYLQGTILRGASLRSAHLEAAFCAATDLSGADLMGAHLFGCDFEGSVLAGAEFWDAELDNGTRLDGVDWGRDHILATERKGLHSNAETAYRGLKQHRQDAGDYHAAGEFFYREMESIRRQLSWRRRLVWTIFFKSLCGYGERPTWTFRWALGVILVWGLVVFPLAGIRNPDATRTVLTWPLTLRPFLDGLSLSLITFATLGYGNRYPTGAAGEYLAGCEALLGILLSSLFVVSFAKKVIRG, encoded by the coding sequence GTGAAGCGTCGCGCACGCAACACCCAGCAGGTGCCTGATCGGCGCGCTCCCACGGGCGTGCCCGACGCTGGGCCGGAGTTCGTGAACCACGGGCCGGACGGGAGGCGTTGCGAATACGTCTTCCTGGTCGACGTGCAGATCAACCGGGCGGAACCGAGTGGTCAGGTTCGACTCCTGCTGCCCCGGGGCCGGAAGTGCGGATTGCCTCAGGATCGAGCCGGCGACAGGCTCTGCTACTGGCACAGGAGCGACCCCGACAAGGCCGGCGACCTGGACCTGAAGGCACGCCTCGAAGCGGCCGTGAAGCAGGGCGTCTACTTGGGCGGCGCATTCCTGAGCGGCGGCGGGCCCGGCACGCACCTCGACGGGCCCCACGGTCCGCTCGATCTCTCCGGGGCCGTGCTCGACGTCGCCTACCTTCCAGGCGCGTACCTGCAGGGCACGATCCTCAGGGGCGCAAGCCTGCGATCGGCCCACCTCGAGGCGGCCTTCTGCGCGGCCACCGACCTGTCGGGGGCCGACCTCATGGGCGCCCACCTGTTCGGCTGCGACTTCGAGGGATCCGTGCTGGCCGGCGCGGAGTTCTGGGACGCGGAGCTCGACAACGGCACGCGGCTGGATGGCGTCGATTGGGGGCGGGACCACATCCTCGCGACCGAACGCAAGGGGTTGCACTCGAATGCCGAGACGGCGTACCGCGGCCTGAAGCAGCACCGGCAGGACGCCGGCGACTACCACGCGGCAGGGGAGTTCTTCTATCGCGAGATGGAGAGCATCCGCCGCCAGCTTTCCTGGCGCCGGCGGCTGGTCTGGACCATCTTCTTCAAGTCGCTCTGCGGGTACGGGGAGCGCCCGACGTGGACGTTTCGATGGGCGCTCGGGGTCATCCTCGTCTGGGGCCTCGTCGTCTTCCCGCTGGCCGGGATCAGGAACCCGGATGCGACGCGGACGGTGCTGACCTGGCCGTTGACGCTGCGCCCTTTCCTCGACGGGCTCTCGCTGAGCCTGATCACCTTCGCTACTCTCGGCTACGGCAACCGCTATCCCACGGGCGCCGCTGGAGAGTACCTCGCGGGCTGCGAAGCCCTGCTCGGCATCCTGCTCTCGAGCCTCTTCGTCGTGAGCTTCGCGAAGAAGGTCATCCGCGGCTAG
- a CDS encoding PD-(D/E)XK nuclease family protein produces the protein MEPTRVLSVSQVNAYLGCPLKYRFQYVEKIPRPWRVAAMAFGTSVHAAVEWFHKERLAGRSPELTQVVQVFDADWYAQNTEPLVFSERESREGLAEKGRAMLQLYVESTNGVKPIAVEQGWELDLADPETGELLDVRLRGIIDLIEEGDVLVDLKTAGRTLESGGLERHLQLSTYALAFLLLHERMPKLRLDMLLKTAKPRLERHETTRSLEDLSWTARLIREVSLAIETEHYFPNPSWRCTECEYFAHCQQWRGTWPLPQDDEIIVIEDGEGVGEIAGA, from the coding sequence ATGGAGCCGACGCGCGTCCTCAGCGTTAGCCAGGTCAACGCCTACCTCGGCTGTCCCCTCAAGTACCGCTTCCAGTACGTGGAGAAGATCCCGAGACCGTGGCGCGTCGCCGCCATGGCCTTCGGCACGTCGGTCCACGCCGCCGTCGAGTGGTTCCACAAGGAACGGCTCGCCGGACGAAGCCCTGAGCTGACGCAAGTCGTCCAGGTCTTCGACGCCGACTGGTACGCGCAGAACACGGAGCCGCTCGTCTTCTCCGAGCGCGAGTCCCGCGAGGGTCTCGCCGAGAAGGGACGGGCCATGCTCCAGCTCTACGTGGAATCCACGAATGGCGTGAAGCCGATCGCGGTCGAGCAGGGCTGGGAACTGGACCTCGCCGATCCCGAGACCGGGGAACTCCTCGACGTCCGCTTGCGCGGCATCATCGACCTCATCGAGGAAGGTGACGTTCTCGTGGACCTCAAGACCGCCGGCCGGACACTCGAGTCCGGCGGCCTGGAGCGCCACCTGCAGCTGTCCACCTACGCCCTCGCGTTCCTGCTCCTTCACGAGCGGATGCCGAAGCTCCGGCTGGACATGCTGCTCAAGACCGCCAAGCCCCGACTCGAGCGGCACGAGACCACCCGCTCGCTCGAGGATCTGTCCTGGACCGCCCGGCTCATCCGCGAGGTCTCGCTCGCCATCGAGACCGAACACTACTTCCCCAACCCGTCCTGGCGCTGCACCGAGTGCGAGTACTTCGCCCACTGCCAGCAGTGGCGCGGTACCTGGCCGCTGCCCCAGGACGACGAAATCATCGTCATCGAAGACGGGGAAGGTGTCGGCGAGATCGCTGGCGCGTAA
- the radC gene encoding DNA repair protein RadC, translating to MPPGAPSRLCCGALLHSRPCWRSPVYVRELTRRRYRGRKPVPIRGPEDVVRLLPRLKRLEREHFLVVLLNARHEVDAVETVSVGSLNASIVHPREVFKPAVLASAASVVLVHNHPSGDPEPSEEDLSITKRLVEAGELLGIGVLDHVIVAARGVVSFRSRQLL from the coding sequence ATTCCACCCGGGGCTCCGTCGCGTCTCTGCTGCGGGGCCCTTCTTCATTCCCGCCCCTGCTGGAGAAGCCCGGTGTACGTCCGTGAACTCACCCGCCGCCGCTATCGGGGGAGGAAGCCCGTCCCGATCCGCGGCCCGGAGGATGTCGTCAGGCTGCTGCCGCGCCTCAAGCGGCTCGAGCGAGAGCACTTCCTGGTCGTGCTCCTGAACGCCCGCCACGAGGTGGACGCCGTCGAGACGGTCAGCGTCGGATCGCTGAATGCCTCGATCGTTCACCCGCGCGAGGTGTTCAAGCCGGCCGTGCTGGCCTCGGCCGCCTCAGTGGTGCTCGTGCACAACCACCCCTCGGGCGATCCCGAACCGTCCGAGGAGGACCTCTCGATCACCAAGCGCCTCGTCGAAGCCGGGGAACTCCTCGGCATCGGCGTCCTCGATCACGTCATCGTCGCTGCTCGCGGTGTCGTCTCGTTCCGCTCGCGCCAGCTGCTCTGA
- a CDS encoding DUF932 domain-containing protein: MSSSLTVHRGGWAATRGDLASVEVPEPTESYVPVPYGRLVEEVHLHLPRIGLAVVDERYALARHGNQMFGVLTCRNGNASDWGLAVGLRSSYDRSLSVQLVAGSRVFVCDNLAFHGETKVSRKHTANVFRDLPSLIYDMLTSVSAMKENLAAEIEQMKRRTLTVALSHHLMVLALRSGALPASQLPKVIENFDDLDNPEFEPRSAWALFNAFTATIASRHPRQQMEGTLRLTKAFREGLSLN, from the coding sequence ATGTCCAGCTCACTCACCGTTCACCGCGGCGGCTGGGCCGCCACCCGGGGCGATCTCGCCTCGGTCGAGGTCCCCGAGCCCACCGAGTCCTACGTCCCGGTGCCCTACGGGCGTCTCGTCGAAGAGGTCCACCTGCACCTGCCGCGCATCGGGCTCGCGGTCGTGGACGAGCGCTACGCGCTCGCTCGCCACGGGAACCAGATGTTCGGAGTGCTCACCTGCCGTAACGGGAACGCGAGCGACTGGGGCCTGGCCGTGGGGCTCCGGTCCAGCTACGACCGCTCGCTCAGCGTTCAGCTCGTGGCCGGCTCCAGGGTCTTCGTCTGCGACAACCTGGCCTTCCACGGCGAGACCAAAGTGTCCCGCAAGCACACCGCGAACGTCTTCCGCGACCTGCCGAGCCTCATCTACGACATGCTCACGTCGGTGTCGGCGATGAAGGAGAACCTGGCGGCGGAGATCGAGCAGATGAAGCGGCGGACGCTGACGGTGGCGCTCTCGCACCACCTGATGGTCCTGGCGCTGCGCAGCGGCGCCCTGCCGGCCTCGCAGCTTCCCAAGGTCATCGAGAACTTCGACGACCTCGACAACCCCGAGTTCGAACCGCGCAGCGCCTGGGCGCTCTTCAACGCCTTCACCGCCACCATCGCCAGCCGCCACCCGCGGCAGCAGATGGAGGGGACGCTGAGGCTCACGAAAGCGTTCCGCGAGGGGCTCTCGCTCAACTAG
- a CDS encoding serine/threonine protein kinase gives MRRLRGHATFGDWTQARCTDAPIVRSLMQPGSTVDKRFLITRSVRLGAHSSVYEAYDLHVDQTVALKDYRPLVETAWDSSFAKVVMDTYQAFARIHSPHVVGVVHVGESEGAPYVALEWVDGSSLQRLLAASGPLPIEAAARLARSMAFAIREVHAAGFVHRDIKPGNVLVPRRDGTSAFTEAKLADFGIAGRLQRETSLTVTGQVFGTPAYMSPEQLLGEAQGPAADVYAFGLVLFEVLGGVRPYVGDTYAEVVAKILNSPPPKLAREGLPEAWHELIRRCLQKDPAKRPHDGSALLDMIEALPVAQWFDPPMAFAPATAPSASAPAAARRDLPEVPAKPETVGLDRTLVLAAPHRGSFSKSFSDRLGRMPLVLVSLPILMLAFVFIAWVTPRTNLQRVARGVIPPMLLAGAGVASIAVFRGWIARKRSENQQVATALLSRTRNVTSLSDSIAIEIRSLLAQCERADERILTLSMAAMVTEYRHSTSSGERQDALMKAVEILDKLSSKLSPWYVRREKQIAFLLTLVTLASATVGLVQALIALAEQRAL, from the coding sequence ATGCGCAGACTGCGCGGCCATGCCACCTTCGGAGACTGGACACAGGCGCGCTGTACCGACGCCCCCATCGTGAGGTCGCTGATGCAGCCGGGCTCGACGGTTGACAAGCGGTTCTTGATCACGCGGAGCGTCCGACTCGGGGCGCACTCTTCGGTCTACGAGGCGTACGACCTGCACGTCGACCAGACTGTCGCCCTGAAGGACTACCGGCCGCTTGTGGAAACAGCTTGGGATTCGTCGTTCGCGAAGGTCGTGATGGACACTTACCAAGCGTTTGCGCGAATCCACTCCCCCCACGTCGTAGGCGTCGTCCACGTCGGTGAGAGTGAGGGAGCCCCCTACGTGGCTCTTGAATGGGTGGACGGCTCCTCTCTGCAGCGGCTCCTGGCCGCGAGCGGGCCGCTGCCGATCGAGGCGGCAGCTCGTCTCGCGCGATCCATGGCATTCGCGATTCGTGAGGTCCACGCCGCTGGGTTCGTGCACCGGGACATCAAGCCCGGCAACGTCCTCGTTCCAAGGCGTGACGGCACCTCCGCCTTCACAGAGGCTAAGCTCGCGGACTTCGGAATCGCCGGCCGGTTGCAGCGCGAGACCTCACTCACGGTCACCGGCCAAGTCTTTGGGACCCCGGCCTACATGTCTCCCGAGCAACTTCTCGGCGAAGCACAGGGTCCTGCCGCAGATGTCTACGCCTTCGGCCTGGTACTCTTTGAGGTTCTCGGTGGCGTCCGGCCCTATGTCGGCGATACCTACGCCGAGGTCGTAGCCAAGATCCTCAACTCGCCACCACCCAAGTTAGCACGGGAGGGTTTGCCTGAGGCCTGGCATGAGCTCATCCGAAGATGCTTGCAGAAGGATCCGGCGAAGCGACCCCACGACGGTTCAGCCTTGCTGGACATGATCGAGGCTCTCCCCGTAGCTCAGTGGTTCGATCCGCCAATGGCGTTCGCGCCAGCAACTGCACCATCTGCCTCGGCACCCGCTGCTGCGCGGCGAGATCTGCCTGAGGTCCCGGCGAAGCCAGAGACTGTTGGCTTGGACAGGACGCTCGTACTTGCCGCTCCCCATCGCGGCAGCTTCTCGAAGTCGTTTTCCGACCGCTTAGGGCGGATGCCGCTGGTTCTAGTGTCGCTGCCGATTCTGATGCTCGCATTCGTCTTCATCGCGTGGGTCACTCCCCGTACCAATCTCCAACGAGTTGCGCGAGGCGTGATTCCTCCGATGCTCCTCGCGGGTGCTGGGGTTGCCAGCATCGCCGTGTTCCGAGGTTGGATCGCTCGCAAGCGTTCAGAGAATCAACAAGTCGCGACTGCGCTACTGTCGAGAACCCGCAATGTGACGAGCCTGTCTGACTCGATCGCGATTGAAATTCGTTCGCTGCTGGCACAGTGCGAAAGGGCAGACGAGAGGATCCTGACCCTAAGCATGGCGGCAATGGTCACGGAGTATAGGCACTCGACGAGTTCAGGCGAGCGCCAAGATGCACTCATGAAGGCGGTCGAGATCCTCGACAAACTCAGTTCGAAGCTCTCGCCCTGGTATGTGCGCCGCGAGAAGCAGATTGCCTTTCTCTTGACGTTGGTCACGCTGGCGTCGGCGACCGTCGGATTGGTACAAGCCCTGATCGCCTTGGCGGAACAGCGTGCGCTTTAG